The DNA segment CGGGCGCGGGTCACGAAGGCAGCCTGTACCACCTCGAGGGTGAGTTCTTGGACGGGGTAGCGACAAAAAGCCTCGGCGAGCCGAACAGCCTGGTCGTGGCGTAGAGGATTCGGGCGGCTCTCTCGCGTTGCCTGTAGGTAGAACTCCTGAAGCACCTGGACAGAGAGCGCCAGATCGCGGCGCCTGAGGACTTCGCGCGCGACCGCGGCTTTGGCCCCCTCGTCTGGAACCGTTGAAACCGCGTAGAGCAGGATGTTGGTGTCAACGAAGAGCACGGTCATGCAGCCGGTCACGATCCAGGCGATCCGAGGCCCGGAAATTCACGATCTCGCCAAGCACTTCATCCTGCTGCAGCAAGAGCCGGTCGAACTCGTCCTCGGCCGCACTCAGGCTAGAGAGGAACTCAGCCACCAGGGCGCTCAAAGACCGACCCTGCTCGGCCGCCTTGATTCTGGCCTGGCGATAGACCCCGTCGGGTACAGAGACAGTGACGTTTCGCATGCGTGATTCTTATCACAGAATCACGGGATCCGTGATTCACTGGAATCGCCTACATCGACTTTCGACCGAAGAAGATTCCCAGGGTCAGTCCGAGCAAACCTCCGCAGACGGCACCCGGCGTGCCGTAGTACGTCCCCAAGAACAGATCCACGATCCCCGCGAAGAACTTCCCGACCATCGGTCCCACCAGCAATCCGGCGAGGCCACCAACCACTGCATTGCGAATCCGGCGAACGCGCGACCGCTCCTCGATCTCCAGAGTCTCCCGCCGAAGCTGATCTGCCGTCTCAGAGTGGGCGTTGGGCAGGGCCTCGGCTGCGGCGCGACCCTCTCCGGCCACCAGGAACCCGCAGTGAACACAGCGAGCCGCCGCACGGGAGGTCGGTTCGCCGCAATCGGGGCATTTCAAGGACAGGACCACGACGTCAGATCCCATCAACCGCCCGCGAGGGAAATCGAGGGCTTTGCAGGGGAAAGAAGGCAGTACCAGGAAGGAGCCTGGGCATCCGCCCCCTGAGTCGGGGGCAGTTCCACCTACTGTCGGGGGAGGTTCTACGAAGGGTCGACCTGAGGGGAAGTGGGAGGGCACCCCTGGTCGGGCCGGCTATCGCGAAACGAGGTAGGTATCCACGAAATCGACGGTCAGGCCATCCTGACCCACATGACGGGCCGCCTTGGAAACCTGAATCGCCCCGCCGCCCTTGGTCAGCTCCACGGACTCCAGCCGCTGACTAGGCCGCGCATCCAGCGCCGCGAGACTGTCCATCTCGAATAAGTCCAGCCGCGTCGAATCACCCCGTAGGCCGAAATTCGCCGCCCGGATCCCCAGTACCGGCCCACCCGGCTTCATCTGTACCGTGGCGAACTGTCCTTCTACGATCAGCACTCGCGACGGCGGCGCAGCAGCCGGATCGATCTCGATCCACACTCCGTCTTTGCCACCCGTGTTGACTCCCGCGAACCACGGTTGATCTAGCTTCGTACTACCGCTGACGGCGAAGGCCCCGATGACCAGGGCGGAAAAGATAAGGGCAAGAAAAATGCCTCTCGATGCATTGATTTTCATCGTTGGATTCCCCTGGTCACCGGACGCAGCAGCGCCCGCAGATCGAGTCTATGCAACTTCCGCATACTGTCACGCCGTCGCAGGTAATGCAACACCGAATCGGGCGAAGATTTCCGTTCGGAGGAACTTTTTTCGTCTCGACGAGTTCGACGTCGAGAGGGGAGTCGCCTCGCAGAAAGGTCGAAATGCGGCCGGTACGAAGCGGAGAATTCTCAACGGGAAGGGTATGAGAGATCGCGCCGACTTGAGTCACTTCTGCAAGTTGGAGACGGACTGGAGACTTGCCGTCGTGGGGAACTGTGACTTCAGGGGTCAAGGTGTAGTAGCGATCGGGACTCTCCAACTTGCCTACGGTGGCCGCTTGTCCCGCAACGACCTGGACCTCTGCGATGTGTCCCTGATACTGCACTCGTAAGGTGACGAGCGTATCGAAATCCTCGGTACCGGCGGCGACTGCGGGCAATACCACCGCCAGAGCACAGACGAAGGCAATCGTCGGCCTCATGAGCACCCTCCTTTCACTCCGAAAAAGCACGTTAATTATGACCTAAAAATTTGAAAATGTCAATATGTTGTGTATGAACAATCGCCTAGGCATCTTCGGTCGTAGCGCGCACGATCGACACGATTTTGATGCTGAGTGGCTCGTCGTCGTCCGGCAGTCTCAACTCGGAATCATCTCCTGCAGTCATCGAAAGTCGGGTATTGAGCGGTGTGCGCTCTCCCGAAGTGCCGTCGATGAGGCGGAAGGTCAAGTGCACTCGTGCGGGATCGCCGGAGTCGATTCTCG comes from the Acidobacteriota bacterium genome and includes:
- a CDS encoding PIN domain-containing protein; the protein is MTVLFVDTNILLYAVSTVPDEGAKAAVAREVLRRRDLALSVQVLQEFYLQATRESRPNPLRHDQAVRLAEAFCRYPVQELTLEVVQAAFVTRARWGISYWDAAILEAARSSGCDVVLSEDLTDGEDYGGVRVENPFRAVR